A window of the Thermodesulforhabdus norvegica genome harbors these coding sequences:
- the rsmB gene encoding 16S rRNA (cytosine(967)-C(5))-methyltransferase RsmB → MMTPRALAYHVLLHIEQKNVHPDKLLRALLKNHPYLSPADRALITELVYGTLRWQGRLDWHVQKLSRVSFEKIKPEVRVLLRLGLYQLFFLNRIPDHAAVNETVRIARATQPRYIVSFVNGILREAARRGPDEWEWPDPEREPGKFIAVTTSHPLWFVEKLAKKFPYDEIVEICEANNRVAPLVFRFHPEKVSLETLSDWFRERSCSVEEGRYLRNALRVKGLREDLSQMEPFVKGWIQVQDEASQLVGYMVYPLAGERVLDLCCGHGVKTTQLAFLMEGKGEIVAVDSAAWKLESLEENARRLGVSIITPLVSDVRSLSADEIGLFDRVLLDAPCTGWGTVRRNPDIKWKTHPRDPWRISRLQWDLLSHASLFVQPGGTLTYATCSIFDEENLEVAVKFEKSFGWSRKIWGGNKGIRPGDLLPEVDEIVRDGYIQTFPHRHDVDGFFVITWERPKGKR, encoded by the coding sequence ATGATGACACCAAGAGCGCTGGCTTATCATGTTCTTCTTCACATCGAGCAAAAAAACGTTCACCCCGATAAACTCCTGAGGGCTCTTTTGAAAAACCACCCTTATCTCTCTCCTGCCGATCGGGCTCTCATTACGGAATTGGTTTACGGAACCCTGAGGTGGCAGGGACGGCTGGACTGGCACGTACAGAAACTGAGCAGGGTTTCCTTTGAAAAGATCAAGCCCGAAGTGAGAGTGCTGTTGAGGCTGGGGTTGTATCAGTTGTTTTTCCTGAACCGGATACCGGATCACGCTGCGGTAAACGAGACCGTGAGAATAGCACGGGCAACTCAGCCCAGGTATATTGTCTCCTTCGTCAACGGAATTCTCAGAGAAGCGGCCCGTAGAGGCCCTGATGAGTGGGAGTGGCCCGATCCGGAGAGGGAGCCGGGGAAATTTATAGCCGTAACCACTTCCCATCCTCTCTGGTTTGTTGAAAAGCTCGCAAAAAAATTCCCCTATGACGAAATCGTGGAAATATGCGAGGCCAACAATAGAGTTGCCCCTCTCGTTTTTCGTTTTCATCCGGAAAAGGTGAGCCTTGAGACCCTTTCTGACTGGTTTCGCGAGCGGAGCTGTTCGGTGGAAGAGGGGAGGTATCTTCGGAACGCCCTCAGGGTCAAGGGGCTGAGAGAGGATCTTTCTCAAATGGAACCTTTTGTTAAGGGGTGGATTCAGGTTCAGGACGAAGCGTCTCAGCTCGTCGGTTATATGGTTTATCCCCTGGCCGGAGAACGGGTTCTGGATTTATGTTGTGGGCACGGAGTAAAAACAACACAGCTTGCTTTCCTTATGGAGGGGAAGGGCGAGATAGTTGCCGTTGATTCGGCCGCCTGGAAGCTGGAGTCGCTGGAAGAAAATGCCCGGAGACTCGGGGTTTCCATTATTACCCCCCTGGTTTCCGATGTAAGGTCTCTCAGTGCCGACGAAATAGGACTTTTCGATAGAGTACTTCTGGATGCGCCGTGCACGGGCTGGGGAACGGTGCGGCGCAATCCTGACATTAAGTGGAAAACCCATCCCAGGGATCCCTGGAGAATATCCCGGCTTCAGTGGGATTTGTTGAGTCATGCATCTCTGTTCGTCCAGCCCGGAGGGACTCTGACCTATGCGACCTGTTCCATCTTCGATGAGGAAAATCTCGAGGTAGCAGTGAAGTTTGAAAAGTCCTTTGGCTGGTCCAGGAAGATCTGGGGAGGTAATAAGGGAATAAGGCCCGGAGACCTCCTGCCCGAGGTGGACGAGATTGTAAGGGACGGCTATATTCAGACCTTCCCGCACAGGCATGATGTGGACGGTTTTTTCGTAATCACCTGGGAGAGGCCGAAAGGTAAGAGGTAG
- the rpe gene encoding ribulose-phosphate 3-epimerase encodes MEKPLIAPSILSADFSRLGEEVRAVESAGADWIHVDVMDGHFVPNLTIGPPVISAIRKYSTLPFDVHLMIARPERYVEDFVAAGADWLVVHVEASVHVHRVIQQIRKAGARPGVAVNPGTPISAIEPLLDDVDMVLVMSVNPGFGGQSFIPSVVRKIEVLRKWIKERGREVLIEVDGGVNEKTIPVLANYDVDVYVAGTAVFAGGDYAGNISRLRKAAAGFRGRLLNQADSCDMD; translated from the coding sequence ATGGAAAAACCATTGATAGCTCCTTCGATACTTTCAGCGGACTTTTCCCGCCTGGGAGAAGAAGTTAGAGCTGTTGAATCGGCGGGTGCAGACTGGATCCATGTGGATGTCATGGACGGCCACTTCGTTCCAAATCTCACCATTGGCCCTCCGGTAATATCGGCAATAAGAAAGTATTCAACTCTTCCCTTTGACGTTCACCTTATGATCGCCCGACCGGAAAGGTATGTGGAGGACTTCGTCGCTGCCGGGGCCGATTGGCTGGTGGTTCACGTTGAAGCCTCTGTGCATGTACACAGGGTAATCCAGCAGATAAGGAAAGCAGGAGCACGCCCCGGAGTAGCCGTTAACCCGGGTACTCCCATTTCGGCAATCGAACCTCTACTGGATGATGTGGATATGGTGCTGGTTATGTCGGTTAATCCTGGATTTGGCGGGCAGAGCTTCATTCCCTCGGTGGTTCGCAAGATAGAGGTTTTGAGAAAGTGGATTAAGGAACGGGGACGAGAAGTTCTTATAGAGGTTGACGGTGGCGTGAACGAAAAGACCATACCCGTTCTGGCAAACTACGATGTGGACGTCTATGTTGCCGGAACGGCCGTTTTTGCCGGAGGCGATTATGCTGGGAATATTAGTAGGTTGAGGAAGGCGGCAGCCGGTTTTCGCGGCCGTCTATTGAATCAAGCCGATTCCTGTGATATGGATTAA
- the nuoE gene encoding NADH-quinone oxidoreductase subunit NuoE has translation MKMLAPHVDLTEDELRAIKEELPGILRKFDKHRSNLIPLLQAVQERFRYLPPLAMQEVARYLDISLSEVYGVATFYNQFRFYPPGRHEIKVCMGTACHVAGGDIILENFERRLGIKAGQTTPDREYSIERVACVGCCALAPVAVVDDNVVGHMQPSKVEGLFVQFEIQRQQEERARVEKASA, from the coding sequence ATGAAGATGCTTGCGCCTCACGTCGATTTAACGGAGGATGAGCTCAGGGCAATTAAGGAGGAGTTACCCGGGATTCTCCGGAAATTCGATAAGCACAGGAGTAATCTGATACCCCTTCTACAGGCCGTTCAGGAGCGCTTTCGGTATCTTCCTCCACTGGCAATGCAGGAAGTGGCTCGCTATCTGGATATTTCTCTCAGTGAGGTCTACGGAGTGGCCACTTTTTACAACCAGTTTCGCTTTTATCCTCCCGGTCGACATGAAATAAAGGTCTGTATGGGAACGGCCTGCCATGTTGCAGGAGGCGACATTATCCTGGAAAACTTCGAGCGTCGTCTTGGCATAAAGGCCGGACAGACGACGCCTGATAGGGAATACAGCATAGAACGTGTTGCCTGTGTCGGGTGTTGCGCCCTTGCGCCTGTAGCGGTTGTAGATGATAATGTTGTCGGCCATATGCAGCCGAGTAAGGTGGAAGGGCTTTTCGTTCAGTTTGAGATACAAAGACAGCAGGAAGAACGAGCCAGGGTAGAGAAGGCGTCGGCGTGA
- a CDS encoding NADH-quinone oxidoreductase subunit NuoF — translation MEKKSLRVYEDIKERIKGELEQEQAGNRPVICITMSTCAKAAGAEETRRAIEETLAERGIDAHVVDVGCLGHCYAEPLIIVSNPALGFPPICYHGVNASKGKLIVRSYLEDGDPSFEYILGAMEENDLIPPVTTFPRFSLEQRVVMEYCGFISPWDIREYIEKGGYEALARALETDPSRIIEEIEKSGLRGRGGAGFPTGRKWRLARNQPSNGKIVICNADEGDPGAYMDRTIIESNPHQLLEGLIICAYAVGASEAIVYVRAEYPLAVKTVRHAIEEARKYGFVGENILGSGFSLDVRVFQGSGAFVCGEETALIQSLEGRRGMPRHRPPYPVEKGLWGLPTVVNNVKTLASVPAILSKGAEWFRSIGTESSPGTAIFSVVGNVKHAGLVEIAMGTTLRELIFEVCGGIPGKKKFKAVQIGGPSGGCLPEEFLDTPIDFDSLTRAGAMMGSGGMVVMDEDSCMVDVARYFLEFTQKESCGKCTFCRIGTKHMLDILDRITKGEGSGNDLELLERLAHEVKAGSLCGLGKTAPNPVITSLKYFMDEYRAHVEEKRCPALKCRALIAYYIDLDKCARGCEACVGSCPVEAIFTTKGRKKAIDQSLCVKCGECMVACPPEYDAVRKVSPPELAPVIERPPDQQPKKKTA, via the coding sequence ATGGAGAAAAAATCGCTTCGGGTTTACGAGGATATCAAGGAGCGGATAAAGGGTGAGCTGGAGCAGGAGCAGGCCGGTAACAGGCCTGTTATTTGCATAACAATGTCAACCTGCGCGAAAGCGGCTGGAGCCGAAGAGACCCGCAGGGCTATAGAAGAAACCCTTGCAGAGAGGGGTATTGATGCCCATGTCGTGGATGTGGGATGTCTCGGCCATTGTTATGCTGAGCCTCTTATCATCGTATCAAACCCCGCCCTGGGTTTTCCTCCGATCTGCTATCATGGAGTAAATGCCAGTAAAGGAAAGCTTATAGTCAGATCCTACCTGGAAGATGGTGATCCCTCCTTTGAATACATTCTGGGTGCAATGGAGGAAAACGATCTTATACCACCCGTTACGACCTTTCCCAGGTTTAGTCTGGAACAGCGGGTGGTCATGGAGTATTGTGGATTTATTAGTCCATGGGATATAAGAGAATACATCGAAAAGGGCGGATATGAAGCCCTGGCACGCGCCCTTGAAACGGATCCTTCCCGGATAATCGAGGAGATCGAGAAATCGGGTCTCAGAGGCCGTGGTGGTGCGGGGTTTCCCACGGGAAGAAAGTGGCGACTTGCAAGGAATCAGCCTTCCAATGGGAAGATTGTAATATGTAACGCCGATGAGGGTGACCCGGGCGCTTATATGGACAGAACCATTATTGAAAGCAATCCGCATCAGCTTCTTGAGGGGTTGATCATCTGTGCCTATGCCGTTGGTGCATCGGAAGCCATCGTTTATGTCAGGGCCGAATATCCTCTGGCGGTGAAAACCGTAAGGCATGCGATAGAAGAAGCCCGGAAGTACGGTTTTGTGGGAGAAAATATTCTGGGGTCGGGCTTTTCACTGGATGTCCGGGTGTTTCAGGGATCCGGAGCATTTGTTTGTGGTGAAGAAACGGCCTTAATTCAGTCTCTTGAGGGGCGCCGTGGTATGCCCCGCCACAGACCGCCTTACCCGGTGGAGAAGGGCTTGTGGGGACTTCCCACGGTCGTAAACAACGTCAAGACTCTGGCGTCCGTTCCGGCCATACTCTCTAAAGGTGCGGAATGGTTTCGCTCCATCGGAACCGAAAGCAGTCCGGGCACGGCCATATTTTCCGTCGTCGGCAATGTGAAGCACGCCGGACTCGTGGAAATAGCAATGGGGACCACTTTAAGGGAGCTTATATTCGAGGTCTGCGGTGGTATTCCCGGAAAAAAGAAGTTTAAGGCCGTTCAGATCGGAGGACCTTCCGGTGGGTGTCTTCCTGAAGAGTTTCTGGATACCCCCATAGATTTTGACTCCCTCACCCGAGCCGGTGCTATGATGGGTTCGGGTGGAATGGTTGTTATGGACGAAGACAGTTGCATGGTGGACGTTGCAAGATATTTTCTCGAATTTACCCAGAAGGAATCGTGCGGTAAGTGCACCTTCTGCAGGATTGGTACGAAGCATATGCTGGACATTCTCGACAGGATTACAAAAGGGGAAGGTTCTGGAAACGATCTCGAATTGCTGGAGCGGCTTGCCCATGAAGTAAAAGCAGGGTCTCTATGCGGACTGGGAAAGACGGCCCCTAATCCGGTGATTACCTCTCTCAAGTATTTCATGGATGAATACAGGGCTCATGTTGAAGAAAAGCGCTGTCCTGCTCTTAAGTGCCGTGCCCTGATAGCCTACTACATTGATCTCGACAAGTGTGCCCGTGGCTGTGAAGCCTGTGTGGGATCCTGTCCCGTTGAAGCAATTTTTACGACCAAAGGCAGGAAGAAAGCCATTGACCAGAGCCTTTGTGTGAAGTGCGGTGAGTGCATGGTGGCATGCCCGCCGGAGTACGATGCCGTAAGGAAGGTCTCTCCGCCTGAACTTGCGCCCGTAATTGAAAGACCTCCGGATCAACAACCGAAGAAAAAGACGGCATAA
- a CDS encoding 2Fe-2S iron-sulfur cluster-binding protein yields MALIIVNGNPVEAHEGATVLEACLSNGIFIPNLCFLKERDHPHASCRLCFVEVEGYAAPVPSCTLEAKEGLKIRTDTPEVRRLQIAAFKLIMSGHPCHAKTCPTVKPCLLMRIAKHLGVGLSPKPYPKLERDVPDLVDFGVMYHVPIRCVLCGRCVFLCRQRNGKSLLTFARRGIETMVALFPEPGTDLRENCQNCRACVNACPTAALIWKE; encoded by the coding sequence ATGGCACTGATAATTGTAAACGGCAATCCTGTAGAAGCTCATGAAGGCGCGACCGTTCTGGAGGCATGTCTGAGCAACGGGATCTTCATTCCCAACCTCTGTTTTCTGAAGGAACGGGATCACCCCCACGCCTCCTGTAGACTGTGCTTCGTAGAAGTGGAAGGCTACGCCGCTCCTGTCCCGTCCTGTACTCTCGAAGCAAAGGAGGGCCTTAAAATCCGAACGGATACGCCTGAAGTAAGGCGGCTTCAGATTGCGGCTTTTAAGCTCATAATGTCGGGCCATCCCTGTCACGCAAAGACATGCCCTACCGTAAAGCCGTGCCTTCTCATGAGGATAGCAAAGCATCTGGGAGTGGGCCTCTCTCCGAAGCCCTATCCGAAGCTCGAGAGGGATGTTCCCGATCTTGTGGACTTCGGCGTTATGTATCATGTCCCCATAAGATGTGTTCTTTGCGGCAGATGCGTCTTTCTTTGCAGACAGCGGAACGGGAAGTCTCTGCTCACCTTTGCCCGGAGGGGTATCGAAACAATGGTTGCACTTTTCCCCGAACCGGGAACAGACCTGAGGGAGAACTGCCAGAATTGCAGAGCCTGTGTGAACGCCTGTCCAACTGCGGCCCTTATCTGGAAGGAATGA
- a CDS encoding deoxycytidylate deaminase translates to MSTGRPSWHEYFMVIAKIVSTRSTCNSRRVGAVIVKDNHILATGYNGAMPGAPHCIDQPPVDGSPFCFRRYLKVPDVDKYNFCKASHAEANAIAQAARYGISVEGATLYTTLAPCYVCLKLIAMARIRAVYYEHPYESLDPRRDEFWKQAVKEAGIEVFEQLTISDETYRYIFDSFTGITSRRRMEATG, encoded by the coding sequence ATGAGCACGGGACGACCCAGCTGGCATGAATATTTTATGGTAATTGCCAAGATCGTGAGCACGAGATCGACCTGCAATTCCAGGCGGGTGGGCGCCGTGATAGTAAAGGATAACCATATTCTCGCAACGGGTTATAACGGTGCAATGCCCGGTGCGCCTCACTGTATAGATCAGCCTCCCGTTGATGGTTCTCCTTTCTGCTTCCGTCGTTATTTGAAAGTTCCAGATGTTGACAAGTACAATTTCTGTAAGGCTTCTCATGCTGAAGCGAACGCCATTGCCCAGGCTGCAAGATACGGTATTTCCGTCGAAGGAGCCACACTCTACACAACCCTTGCTCCCTGCTATGTTTGCCTGAAGCTCATCGCCATGGCACGGATCAGAGCAGTCTATTATGAACATCCTTATGAGTCTCTTGATCCCAGGAGAGACGAATTCTGGAAGCAGGCGGTTAAGGAAGCCGGGATAGAGGTTTTTGAACAGTTGACCATTTCGGATGAAACCTACAGATACATATTTGACAGCTTTACGGGAATTACATCACGAAGGCGCATGGAAGCAACGGGATGA
- a CDS encoding thymidylate synthase encodes MEDRQEFIPLYWKDQLVICNPYGTVGIITLWSATDYVINQLTRAGLSLNGQDSPVAVVGTLYGNGLRELLRNLLYNPQIDTLIIYGRNRSHSADELIAFFERGVEELDGVEIGYEPLDDGTIPKPVRILGTGRIIDNLVKPSDFVRKPKILFPGEPPDRAALDKVKEFISRYEKNPAPLPPRKVVPLPRMIVNHYPGNPRIHTIWADDPLTAWRDLIHRLYCFGRPVVLKKGRRRELQNVKVVVEKPEPVPEEDLRKHGFDPELLERYGRNFLDNLLPEDTSYSYGHRIRAYFGFDQIDRVVRRLRRDPEDRKCYVVLWDPARDLSEEVEGRPCLVSVFFRKFEDRLTLTATFRTHNALDAWLVNFYGLMALQKKVSHEVALAPGAITVISHSISIDEAEIDRAAMVASEREFRYRLDPMGYFRISLDGDAILVEYRTGDVTLKTYRHRKATRLQHEIARDAVISDINHAIYLGRQLERAERCLREGLPFEQD; translated from the coding sequence ATGGAAGATCGTCAGGAGTTTATTCCGCTCTACTGGAAAGATCAGCTCGTAATCTGCAATCCTTACGGTACCGTGGGGATTATAACCCTCTGGTCTGCAACGGATTATGTCATAAATCAGCTAACCAGGGCAGGCCTTTCGCTGAACGGTCAGGATTCCCCAGTAGCTGTGGTGGGGACCCTTTACGGAAACGGCCTGAGAGAGTTGCTCCGTAATCTTCTCTACAATCCTCAAATCGATACGCTGATAATTTACGGGAGGAATCGTTCCCATTCTGCGGATGAACTTATTGCGTTCTTTGAAAGGGGCGTTGAGGAGCTGGACGGTGTTGAGATCGGTTATGAACCCCTTGATGACGGAACCATTCCAAAACCGGTGCGTATTCTGGGCACGGGTCGAATAATCGATAACCTCGTAAAACCTTCTGACTTTGTAAGAAAGCCCAAAATACTCTTCCCGGGGGAACCCCCTGACCGGGCGGCTCTCGATAAGGTGAAAGAATTCATTTCCCGTTACGAAAAGAATCCTGCGCCTCTTCCACCCAGAAAAGTGGTTCCGCTTCCCCGCATGATCGTCAATCACTATCCCGGCAACCCCCGAATTCATACGATATGGGCCGACGATCCTCTCACGGCCTGGCGAGATCTAATCCACAGGCTGTACTGTTTCGGTCGCCCTGTTGTGCTCAAAAAAGGCCGGCGCCGGGAGCTTCAGAACGTTAAGGTTGTGGTTGAAAAGCCCGAGCCCGTTCCTGAAGAGGACCTCAGAAAACACGGCTTTGATCCCGAATTGCTGGAAAGATATGGTCGAAATTTCCTGGATAACCTGCTTCCGGAAGACACGAGTTATTCCTACGGGCATCGCATAAGAGCGTACTTCGGATTTGATCAAATAGACAGGGTTGTCAGGCGTCTTCGCAGGGATCCTGAGGACCGTAAGTGCTATGTGGTGTTGTGGGATCCCGCAAGGGATCTTTCGGAAGAAGTGGAGGGTCGGCCCTGTTTGGTTTCGGTTTTTTTCAGGAAGTTCGAAGACAGGCTCACTCTCACGGCAACGTTTCGGACTCATAATGCCCTGGATGCCTGGCTGGTCAATTTTTACGGCCTTATGGCACTCCAAAAAAAGGTATCCCATGAAGTTGCTCTGGCGCCTGGAGCCATCACGGTAATAAGCCATTCCATAAGCATAGACGAGGCGGAGATTGACAGGGCTGCCATGGTGGCTTCTGAAAGAGAATTCCGTTATCGACTGGATCCAATGGGCTACTTTCGGATATCTCTGGACGGGGATGCCATATTGGTGGAATACCGTACGGGGGATGTGACGCTAAAAACTTACAGACACCGTAAGGCCACGCGGCTTCAGCATGAGATAGCTCGCGATGCCGTTATATCTGACATAAATCATGCCATCTATCTGGGGCGCCAGCTTGAGCGGGCCGAGCGATGTCTCAGGGAAGGACTTCCTTTTGAACAGGATTAG
- a CDS encoding HAD family hydrolase, producing the protein MKEVIFFDIGHTLVTGAEASPRRLIGAALDLKERDIKRIGKLIMTENAETPDDLACLLSQELPHISPGKIFEAVRTVWEEQYTCVELLPGADKVIVRLLQMGYTLGIISNIWHPFFQGFSAKYPDIVSLFEYKVLSYRAGVKKPSPDIFLKAVKEANIDPSDCWMVGDTYELDIAPARTSGFRTVWYVIRPDRERDAIAGILRGELPGPDYAISDLMELVPFFENRL; encoded by the coding sequence GTGAAGGAAGTGATCTTTTTTGATATAGGGCATACGCTCGTAACGGGTGCAGAGGCTTCTCCCAGGCGGCTCATCGGGGCGGCCCTGGACCTGAAAGAGCGCGACATAAAGCGAATTGGTAAATTGATTATGACGGAGAATGCCGAGACTCCCGATGATCTGGCCTGCCTGCTTTCACAGGAGCTTCCCCATATTTCTCCGGGAAAAATCTTCGAAGCCGTCAGAACCGTATGGGAAGAGCAATATACCTGTGTGGAACTGCTTCCCGGAGCGGACAAAGTGATAGTTCGGCTTTTGCAGATGGGTTACACTTTAGGAATAATTTCCAACATATGGCATCCTTTTTTTCAGGGTTTTTCGGCAAAGTATCCTGATATCGTTTCTCTTTTTGAATACAAAGTTTTGAGCTACCGGGCCGGCGTAAAAAAACCTTCTCCGGACATCTTCCTGAAGGCAGTCAAAGAAGCAAATATTGATCCTTCCGATTGCTGGATGGTTGGTGATACTTACGAACTGGACATTGCGCCTGCAAGGACCTCGGGCTTTAGAACGGTCTGGTACGTTATCAGACCTGACAGGGAAAGAGACGCCATTGCGGGAATACTACGGGGGGAACTGCCGGGCCCGGATTATGCAATATCAGATCTTATGGAACTAGTCCCTTTTTTCGAGAATCGCCTATAA
- a CDS encoding esterase/lipase family protein produces the protein MLCSIVVTLWLLLPAITYFLYWYEVASGGERSIVEGRTGRDLKYGVLLSYLTSLLTLPLIILTYPLGWFAFREKGVEEGNSAKAMVICIHGLFHNPSAWLFFSLIARHENLRIIYLRHNPWDGSFVEVAEKLYLQVKEAVRAQKEPVVFIGHSLGGLLAGKIALKLVAEDLPVSGVITIGTPFKGSKLTVFTRGRLARSLDYNSPLVLNSYDDFRNPPFPAIQYWSPTDNMVLPPFSLYDVPDGWEERMIGPMCHVACLFWPPLLKRLCNTVTAFSESRA, from the coding sequence ATGTTGTGCTCGATAGTAGTTACTCTGTGGCTTCTGCTTCCGGCCATCACTTATTTCCTTTACTGGTATGAAGTAGCATCCGGCGGTGAAAGGTCTATCGTTGAAGGCCGGACGGGCAGAGACCTGAAATACGGCGTGTTACTGTCCTATTTGACGAGCCTTCTTACATTGCCCCTTATAATCCTTACTTATCCTCTTGGCTGGTTTGCCTTTCGAGAAAAGGGAGTCGAAGAAGGGAACAGTGCCAAGGCAATGGTTATATGTATCCACGGGCTGTTTCATAATCCCTCGGCCTGGCTTTTCTTCTCTCTCATTGCACGGCATGAAAACTTGAGGATAATCTATCTTCGTCACAATCCCTGGGATGGTTCCTTTGTGGAGGTTGCCGAGAAGCTGTATTTGCAGGTGAAGGAAGCAGTGAGAGCGCAAAAGGAACCCGTCGTTTTCATAGGCCACAGTCTGGGCGGATTACTGGCAGGGAAGATTGCGTTGAAGCTGGTGGCGGAAGACCTCCCTGTTTCCGGGGTTATTACTATTGGAACCCCCTTCAAAGGAAGTAAGCTTACGGTTTTTACCCGGGGCAGACTTGCAAGGTCTCTTGATTACAACAGCCCTCTCGTTCTGAACTCCTATGACGATTTTCGTAATCCGCCTTTTCCTGCCATCCAGTACTGGAGTCCAACCGACAACATGGTGCTTCCACCTTTTTCTCTCTATGATGTACCCGATGGCTGGGAAGAACGGATGATCGGCCCAATGTGTCATGTTGCCTGCCTTTTCTGGCCGCCTCTTTTGAAACGGCTGTGCAACACGGTAACGGCTTTCTCGGAAAGCAGGGCATAA
- a CDS encoding B12-binding domain-containing radical SAM protein, translating to MNILLVYPKVSETFWSFTHALKIVGRKAAFPPLGALTVAAMLPKEWNLRLVDMNVEPLREHHIRWADYVWISAMVVQRPSTEKVIEMAHALGRKVVGGGPLFLCFHQEFPQVDHLILGEGEALIPEFVEDLAGGRARRIYQSDEHPDLTNTPIPAWDLIKMDRYATMSVQYSRGCPYDCEFCDIIVMNGRRPRTKSNEQMIEELEALYKRGWRGSVFIVDDNFIGHKRRVKSLLRDVVSWQAARGYPFSFFTEASVDLADDEELMDLMVEAGFNKVFLGLETPEEESLKECGKYQNLKRSLSESVRRIHEHGLAVMGGFIIGFDHDKPDIFKKQFEFIQENGIVTAMIGLLTAIPTTRLYKRLQKEGRLLFDPTGDNTDERGTLNFVTRLDRKWIIEQYNKLMKKAYEPGNYYRRIYRFLETYRPRAKSKVLLCDVIAFLRSIWFLGIRDRRGLKRLYWKSLVKTLLKYPRSFVFTVTYAIYGYHFRKLFWESR from the coding sequence ATGAACATTTTGCTGGTTTACCCGAAAGTCAGTGAAACTTTCTGGAGCTTTACTCATGCTCTTAAAATTGTGGGTCGAAAGGCTGCTTTTCCGCCTCTTGGAGCACTTACCGTTGCGGCTATGCTACCGAAAGAGTGGAACCTGAGGCTTGTGGATATGAATGTGGAACCCCTCAGAGAACATCATATTCGCTGGGCCGATTATGTCTGGATAAGTGCGATGGTGGTTCAGAGACCTTCCACGGAAAAGGTTATCGAAATGGCTCATGCACTCGGCAGGAAGGTTGTAGGAGGAGGCCCGCTTTTCCTGTGCTTTCATCAGGAATTTCCTCAGGTGGATCATCTGATACTCGGTGAAGGCGAAGCCCTGATTCCCGAATTCGTCGAAGATCTGGCGGGCGGCAGGGCACGCAGGATATATCAATCGGATGAACATCCGGATCTGACCAACACCCCCATTCCGGCCTGGGATCTGATAAAGATGGACCGTTATGCGACGATGAGTGTTCAGTATTCCCGGGGCTGCCCTTACGATTGCGAGTTTTGCGACATAATCGTGATGAACGGCCGTAGGCCGCGTACGAAGAGTAACGAACAGATGATTGAAGAACTCGAGGCTTTGTACAAACGGGGCTGGCGGGGATCGGTGTTCATTGTTGATGACAATTTCATAGGGCATAAGAGACGGGTAAAATCGCTGTTGAGGGATGTCGTCTCATGGCAGGCAGCTCGGGGTTATCCTTTCAGTTTTTTCACAGAAGCATCCGTCGATCTGGCAGACGATGAGGAGTTGATGGATCTGATGGTTGAGGCCGGTTTCAATAAGGTTTTCTTGGGGCTGGAAACTCCTGAAGAAGAAAGCCTTAAAGAATGCGGCAAATACCAGAACCTTAAAAGAAGTCTCTCGGAGTCGGTACGGCGTATTCACGAACACGGTCTTGCCGTCATGGGTGGTTTTATTATCGGTTTCGATCACGACAAGCCGGATATATTCAAAAAGCAGTTCGAATTCATTCAGGAAAACGGAATAGTCACCGCCATGATCGGTCTGCTTACGGCTATTCCCACAACCAGGCTCTACAAACGACTGCAGAAAGAAGGAAGGCTTCTTTTCGACCCCACGGGTGACAATACAGACGAAAGGGGCACGCTTAACTTCGTGACCAGGCTCGACCGAAAGTGGATAATCGAGCAGTACAACAAATTGATGAAAAAGGCCTACGAGCCCGGCAACTACTATCGACGGATTTACAGATTCCTGGAGACCTACAGACCCAGAGCAAAGAGTAAGGTGCTGTTATGCGATGTAATCGCCTTTCTTCGTTCCATATGGTTTCTGGGAATTCGAGACCGACGGGGTCTTAAGCGTCTCTACTGGAAGTCTCTCGTAAAAACCCTGCTGAAATACCCAAGATCTTTTGTTTTTACGGTGACTTACGCGATCTACGGGTATCACTTCAGGAAGCTTTTCTGGGAGTCCCGGTAG